DNA sequence from the Cucurbita pepo subsp. pepo cultivar mu-cu-16 chromosome LG06, ASM280686v2, whole genome shotgun sequence genome:
TATGGTCTTGAAATAGATGGAGAAAGCTGTTGCGCCTCATCAAATGGGCCAAAGTGAGAAGCAATTTTCAGAGGGGGCTTGAGTATAACTGATATCAAACAGCGAAATAAAGCTCCTCTAGCCAAATGGGCTTGGAGATTAGGAAAAGAATGCCTTTCGGAAGTTATCAGTCTAAAGTTTGGCACTTCACATTTCAATCTTAAATCAAATGCTCCGACTAAAGTCTCTCATAAAAGCCCCTAGAAATTCATTATACAGAATCAAGAGcttattgataaaaaaaatatattacttGCAAGGTTGGAATTGGTGATTCTACGTTTTTTTGGCATGATTTATGAGTTGGAAACGATCTGCTTTGCTCCAGGTTTCTCCTATTATACAACTTAGGCAATTCAAAATTCGCTACTGTGGCTGAATTTTACGACAGATAAGTTGTCATGGGTGTTAAGTTTGCGGAGAAACCTCAAAGATACTGAAATCCAAGAGTGGATCATTTTTTTCCCGCAAGTCCCATCATACCAACCCTCCACAGAACAAGATAGATGGTTATGGAAACATGAAAAAGACAGCTCTTTCTCATCAAAGTCCTTGCTTGCCCTTCGATCGGCGGGAACTCCCACACAAGCTTGTGGTCTATACAAGAATATTGGAAGGAGAAATACCAAAAATCGATAAAGTTCCATCGCTGGGAACTAAGTCATAGATGCTTCAACATATATGACCGGCTTCAGAGAAGATTTCCATAGTTTGTCAACTCTCCCAACTGGTGCTGTTAATGCAAATCTGATGGGGAATCACAGAATCATATTTATTCACTGTCCCTTCACTTCTGAGATTCGGGCTTGTCTATTGAAGGCTTTGGTTGGAATGTGGTGCCTCCTAGAGAAGTGTTGCATTGGTTGTGCTTATTACTCATAGATCACCCTTTCAAGCAACACAGAAAGATTATTTGgcaacattttgttttgttcgtTCTACGGTTTGGCCCATTTGGAATGAACAGAACTCAAGTATCTTGCAAAACAAGGATAGAGCTTTGATGGAATGCTtgattcatctcttttcttgGCTCTCTATTggtgtaaattttttttaccttttagcaataatagtaaaaaacaCTCTTATATCCATGTGTAATCTCTATTGGATGAGCTcctttttgttcatttcatttaatcgatgaaattgtttcctatccaaaacaaaatgatcaCATGATTCATCGTTCActccaaaacaagaaaacctTTCATTTCGTCACAGAATTCATCGCTGGCCTCAATGCCTCCAGGAGTTACAAGTGAGTCAAAGATTTTATGAGatattcctttatttttctcacaACCATGAGAGAACAcaatatttattgttcttttcagGTACACCTTTGTTAGGTTTGTCATGtgttttcttattaaaaagaaaacaaaaaaaaaacatctgaAGTGGTAAAAGATACCTAAAACATGATACCATGGTAGCAAGCAAATCAgcaaacattaaataaagaaatgtagAAGAAGATATAGAGATATGCcagcatgaaaaaaaaaatcagctCAAAGTAAACAAGGTAATTGGCATAAAACTGCAGAGTCAATAGGAAAATAATGGACGTCTTGGCTTTCTTATCTTTGATTGGGGAGCTTGTTCTTAGACCGGGGTTAGAAGGGGTATTTGTTTTGCCAGTCCAACCCCACTAAGGGTTTTTCTTGcagtttgttcttcttcttccaatgCTTATTGAATACCTCCCCTGTTAGCGAGcctgttttttcttctctttggaAGATGAAAGTTCCAAAGAAAGTtcaattctttgtttgacGGATCATCCATGGAATACTTAATACTTCAGATTAGTTTTCGAGAAAAATTCCAACTTTGATTGGTTTGTTTTGTTACATTCTTTGTTGGAGGGTGAAGGAAGACCTTGATTATATTCTTTGGAGCTGCAACTTTACTCGAATTGCTTGAATCCTCTTTTTTGAGGTGTTTGACTTTTAGTTTGATACACACAAAGTTCTTAAGGAGATGATCAAGGAGTTCCTTCTCCATCAGCAATTTTGAGAGAAAAGTGGAAGTTTTTGTGGCAGGTGGAGGTCCGTGCTGTGTTGTGAGGCTTCTGGAGTGAGAGAAATAATAGGACCTTTAGAGGAGTAGGAATCTAGTGATGTGTGGTCCCTTTAAAGTACTATGTTTCTCTTTGGGCATTGGTGATGAGGTTGTTTTGTAGTTATGCTCTAGGCCTTTTCCTACTTGATTTAAGCTCCTTTCTTTAGCCGGGTTTCCTTTTGTGGACTAGGTCTTTTAGATGTCCGTgtcttccttcattttttctaaGTGAAGTTCgtttttttacttaaataaaAGGTAATTAGCATAAAACAGCATAAACAAGGAGACGTAGAGGATGATGAAGGATAAAGTTAAAGTTGAGGCTCTAAATAGATGCTGCTAGCAATATCCATAGTTCAGAGAAAGAACATGGTGAAGGAAATCAACAGACATAAATAAGTTTTGTGCTTTAGAAAAAACAATGCAAGTAAACATCAATACCTGGGCTCAAATTCCCTGATCTCTACAAGTTCACTCCCACAAGCATCGGTCCACTGAACTTTCCTTCTATCAGTAAGACAACGTATATCACCATCCTTTTTACTCATTGTTTCACTTACATCAGCATTCTGatgagaaattgaaacaaCATTACTTGGCCTTTTCAAGCTACTTTTAAGGgctatatttcttaaaatgctACCATCTTCCACATTTGGAGTTTCATCTTTGACCTTATCGATACTTTTAGACCCAGGCAAGGAATCATGTGGTAAGGTTGGGCCTACTTTAAGAGGAGAAGGGGAACTGTCGAGCCCTGCGGAAGTGCGACCAAAGCAAACAAAGGAGGCACAGCCGCGGGAAATGCGGTTCTTTGTGGAAGCCAGCTGGAGGTCAGATTCGGATTCTTGGTCCACCAACTGGTAATGATTCCACGGAGAAACTCTCATGGGTTTATCTTCGTCCTTTTGACCCAAAAGGAGAAGGGTCAAACCCTTGCTATACCCAGAAGCTGAAGCAGAAAAGAACCCTCCTCCTTCTACTGCCAATAACATTAGTTATACCTCATCTGGGGTgctcaaaatttatttcttggaagGCTTCCACCCCTCAAGCAATCAAACACACCTGTCCACCACAATTGATTGATAATCAGAACAGTCTACATAAAAGTATCAGAAAACAAAACCGAGCTACAACAGTTCTCACAAATATATAACGTATTCATTTACAGATGATACTGCACATAATAAAACTCAATATCAGTGAAGCAAAAtcttagagagaagaaagagagtgtaacagctcaagcccacggctaaccgatattgtcctctttgggctttcccttccgagcttcccctcaaggttttgaaacgcgtctgcttgggagaggtttccacactcttataaagaatgctctgTTACCCTTTCCAACtgaggtgagatctcacaatccaccccttcctCGTCAGCACACTacccagtgtttggctctgataccatttgtaatagcacaagcccaccgctaacagatattgtcctctttgaacttttccttccaggtttccctcaaggttttaaaacgcatctacttgggagaggtttccatacttttataaagaatgctttgtaccctctccaaccgatgtgggatctcacagagaTAGTCAAAGTTACCATGCATAAAGCAACGGTAAAATTAAGGAAAACAGGGGGAATAACACCAAGCAAACATTCACTTAAACGCAACTATTTCTTGGTTTTTAATCCACAATGTAAGctaagattgaaaaaaaaattgtagagCGTAATAATTTAAAGCTTAAATAAGAATCCATAGAGCTGACAAGGGCCTTCACGCATTTGGAATGCAAAGATTCTATGGTAATTGACAGAATTTTGGAAGCCAAAAACTGTGACAATAAGACGCATACATCTAAGTTCATCATAAAATTGAATCACTGATGCAAAAATTTAAGTCATTACATCATAATTCAGTAACCCGTCCATGTACACCAGAAGGATGCCTCAATCGACCTTCCCTCCAAGTTGCATCGAAGAATACCACTcataaaaatcattaaatatcAACTAAAGTCAAACAATAAATCTCATAAACGCCACTAAAACAAAAACCAGCAAAACCCACCACGTGTAGACGTGATATAACCATCTAAAAAGCAagcaattcaaaatttcagagACCTTCTAACTTCAAAGGAGTGATGGAAGATCGAATAAAACAGGCAGTAATAACTCGAAAGATCCATCACAAAAACAAACCGGAAACGCCCAATCGCACTTCCTGAGATGCACTTGTAGTACGCAAAGCAATTatgtagagaaaaaaaaaaaaaaaaaaaaaaagaactaaaatcaaaattcgGAATCTTAGATACACTTCATCTTCATTTCCAAACTGGAAACAAGTATACCAGTCACAGCAAGCTCGAATCAACTAACAAATTgacttcaaaaacaaaaaaaaaaaaaattccaacaTTCTAATTCCACTTCAGCAATTtaccaaaaaagaacaacataATCAGATCAAATCAGGAAAGAATAGAACGTACAGGACCCGACAGAGTTGAAAGCGAAAGAGATCACTGAAGTTTAAATCGACGGCGCCATGGCTGAAGCATCATTAATCAATCGCCAAGttagagaaaggaaaagaaaaaaaaaaaaagttgaaacgGATTTTTGCCGCAAATTATATTAAAGCCAGAAAGGGGTAATAGAGACGAATGGCTTTGTTTGTCCATGGAGGCGCATGATAGCAGTGGgtcccatttttttaaatttttttaaattttaaattgttttaatttaaagaaaatatatttaatttgggtCATTCACTTTTATTAAAAGcaatgtatttttaatttgtttgataatttaataaatttaatttagaaaaggAAAGCTTGCTTTTGTTTGCTTTAGCATAAGGCTTATTGTATAATGTAATTTATGAACTTTGGGCATCAAGTGGATTTAATTCTTTAATCAGCATGTGGGAGagtttttaaatgaataattaacgAGGGTAGTATCGGTATTATTAATAAGTTGAGGAAGCCAATTAGAGACGTTCGTCAACCAACCAATAGAATAAGTCCAAGTCATCTCCCTTCG
Encoded proteins:
- the LOC111797337 gene encoding uncharacterized protein LOC111797337, producing MLLAVEGGGFFSASASGYSKGLTLLLLGQKDEDKPMRVSPWNHYQLVDQESESDLQLASTKNRISRGCASFVCFGRTSAGLDSSPSPLKVGPTLPHDSLPGSKSIDKVKDETPNVEDGSILRNIALKSSLKRPSNVVSISHQNADVSETMSKKDGDIRCLTDRRKVQWTDACGSELVEIREFEPSEADLSDDEFDSENKRSCSCAIM